A genomic region of Dactylococcopsis salina PCC 8305 contains the following coding sequences:
- a CDS encoding alpha/beta fold hydrolase has translation MRQSPDYLLFAQHGWADTSVTMRTLSNRLQLRNTVIITPDLGFYKTWWRFNPLIQKVSTIAHYYLENFPDVPIRIVGHSMGGLIWLEILKQYPQWWERVESLVLIASPIKGAELARIIDPFRLGIGVARELAKNRQRLAETIAKDIPTLSVASNYFLATDGTISVRSTQFQYAKCICLSGVSHADLRIDPQVINSIREFWGIDH, from the coding sequence ATGCGTCAATCACCTGATTATCTTCTTTTTGCCCAACATGGCTGGGCGGATACTTCGGTAACAATGAGAACTTTATCAAATCGTTTACAATTAAGAAATACAGTAATTATTACCCCTGATTTAGGGTTTTATAAAACTTGGTGGCGATTCAATCCTTTAATTCAAAAAGTTAGCACGATCGCGCACTATTACCTAGAGAATTTTCCCGATGTTCCCATCAGAATTGTTGGGCATTCGATGGGAGGATTAATCTGGCTAGAAATATTAAAACAATATCCGCAATGGTGGGAAAGAGTGGAAAGTTTAGTTTTAATTGCTTCTCCGATTAAGGGTGCAGAATTAGCGAGAATTATTGATCCGTTTCGTTTAGGAATTGGTGTCGCCAGAGAGTTAGCAAAAAATCGTCAGCGTTTAGCGGAAACCATTGCGAAAGATATTCCCACTTTGAGTGTTGCGAGTAACTATTTTTTAGCAACAGATGGCACAATTTCTGTGCGTTCAACGCAGTTTCAATATGCAAAATGTATTTGTCTTTCTGGGGTTTCTCATGCTGATCTGCGAATTGATCCGCAAGTCATTAATAGTATTCGCGAGTTTTGGGGAATCGATCATTGA
- a CDS encoding hybrid sensor histidine kinase/response regulator — MASESLASDLKQLQEQQALILEQIDRAIAIFDRYDRLITYNQSFLILGGFSPDWLAQQPSQQEIIEKMATQGKWSKGEQEILIDLIQKADSNPTPCTIEQPSGESLHILITATSDGGYILNLRQLTIETDSKEIINRELRRLTFLLGLTERLQPATDIEEIGQFALSYLIETTNAAFGDVKVISGEGNDRKAELLVNEITSEFIATYGDAIPEMGALMKEGIPYGQGLLWQVVITGKPLFVDDYANHPQAVEGFRNPGIGQLGIFPIPGHRGDIIGVLTLESRSENPLQSQLQEDIVLAACRTLGVAIERAQVQHNLRQANEDLAQASQMKSEFLASMSHELRTPLNSILGFADLLERQRKETLSENQVKQVKAIKRSGEHLLQLINDILDLSKIEAGKTELDLQPVVVHSLCSQCLRMVQPRSDKKRIALSLELDYQIERAELDERRVRQILINLLSNAIKFTPEAGKVKLSGYLRYGRQLLAESRLDRSPVNNSTPYLCLEVSDTGIGIPKEKQGLLFRPFQQLDSSLTRRHEGTGLGLALTKRLAELHGGTVSVESEENQGSAFRVWLPLTELRTQKEDFSKEETSPEDVLRPFGTETTETGNSPRILVVEDQPFNQALICQVLELEGYEVEVIYDGRTMKDLIEAELRSRELLPHLILLDIQLPEVDGFELLHQLRETEYWQDVPVIAITAMAMPGDRDRCLDAGADDYIAKPLHLETVIEKIKHLISN, encoded by the coding sequence ATGGCATCAGAATCGCTGGCATCAGACCTGAAACAATTACAAGAACAACAAGCGTTAATTCTCGAACAAATTGACCGCGCGATCGCGATATTCGATCGCTACGATCGCCTCATCACCTACAATCAATCGTTTTTGATTCTAGGGGGCTTTTCCCCAGATTGGCTTGCCCAACAACCCTCCCAACAAGAAATCATAGAAAAAATGGCAACTCAGGGGAAATGGTCAAAGGGAGAACAAGAAATTTTGATCGACCTGATCCAAAAAGCTGATTCTAACCCCACTCCTTGCACGATCGAGCAGCCATCGGGAGAAAGTTTACATATTTTAATTACCGCTACCAGCGACGGTGGCTATATTCTAAACCTCCGTCAACTGACGATCGAAACTGATTCTAAAGAAATTATCAATCGTGAACTCAGACGACTAACGTTTTTACTGGGATTAACAGAACGTCTCCAACCTGCCACAGACATCGAGGAAATTGGTCAATTTGCCCTTTCCTACCTCATTGAAACTACTAACGCCGCATTTGGGGACGTGAAAGTGATTAGCGGCGAAGGGAACGATCGAAAAGCAGAGCTTCTCGTCAACGAAATCACCTCAGAATTTATTGCCACCTATGGGGATGCAATTCCCGAGATGGGGGCTTTGATGAAAGAGGGCATCCCCTATGGACAAGGTTTATTATGGCAGGTGGTGATCACAGGGAAACCGCTTTTTGTTGATGATTACGCCAACCACCCGCAAGCGGTGGAGGGGTTTCGCAATCCAGGGATTGGACAACTGGGCATTTTCCCGATTCCTGGACATCGTGGCGACATTATTGGGGTTTTAACCTTAGAATCTCGTTCCGAAAACCCTCTACAAAGTCAGTTACAAGAAGATATAGTGTTAGCGGCTTGTCGCACGTTAGGAGTCGCCATTGAACGAGCGCAAGTGCAACACAATCTCCGTCAAGCCAATGAAGATTTAGCCCAAGCCTCACAAATGAAGTCAGAGTTTTTGGCTTCTATGTCTCACGAGTTACGAACGCCCTTAAACAGCATTCTCGGTTTTGCTGATTTACTGGAAAGACAACGAAAAGAGACTTTAAGCGAGAATCAAGTTAAGCAAGTCAAGGCAATTAAGCGCAGTGGCGAACATTTACTGCAATTAATCAATGATATTCTAGACCTTTCCAAAATTGAAGCGGGAAAAACCGAATTAGATTTACAGCCAGTCGTGGTTCATAGTTTATGTAGTCAGTGTTTGCGGATGGTGCAACCACGATCGGATAAAAAGCGCATTGCTTTATCATTGGAGTTAGATTATCAGATCGAACGTGCGGAATTAGATGAACGACGAGTCCGACAGATTTTGATTAATCTTCTCTCCAATGCGATTAAATTTACGCCCGAAGCGGGGAAAGTTAAACTCAGTGGTTATCTTCGTTATGGTCGTCAGTTACTCGCAGAATCCAGACTCGATCGAAGCCCAGTTAACAATAGCACTCCTTACCTCTGTTTAGAAGTCTCAGACACAGGAATTGGGATTCCAAAAGAGAAACAAGGGTTATTGTTTCGTCCGTTTCAACAATTAGATTCCTCTCTCACCCGTCGCCACGAAGGAACAGGTTTAGGATTAGCACTCACCAAACGTTTAGCGGAATTACATGGCGGCACCGTTTCTGTGGAATCAGAAGAAAATCAAGGGAGTGCGTTTCGGGTTTGGCTTCCTCTGACAGAATTACGAACCCAAAAGGAAGATTTCTCTAAAGAAGAAACGTCTCCAGAAGATGTGTTGCGTCCATTTGGTACGGAAACAACGGAAACTGGAAATAGTCCTCGGATTTTAGTGGTGGAAGATCAACCCTTTAATCAGGCTTTGATTTGTCAGGTGTTGGAATTAGAAGGATATGAAGTGGAAGTGATTTATGATGGGAGAACGATGAAGGACTTAATCGAAGCAGAACTTCGATCGCGCGAACTGTTACCCCATCTGATTCTCCTCGATATTCAACTTCCCGAAGTCGATGGTTTTGAATTATTGCATCAGTTACGGGAAACTGAATACTGGCAGGATGTCCCTGTGATTGCCATTACAGCGATGGCGATGCCAGGCGATCGCGATCGCTGTTTAGACGCGGGGGCCGATGATTACATCGCCAAACCCCTGCATTTAGAAACCGTCATCGAGAAAATTAAACATCTCATTTCTAATTAG
- the glcD gene encoding glycolate oxidase subunit GlcD — MFLKSVFKAASKDQWRPIIKAFTEVVGKDGVVRRKDELLTYECDGLASYRQRPAVVVLPRSTEEVAAVVQLCNQYNLKWVARGAGTGLSGGALPLEDGVLIVTARMNEILETDLSNQRVVVQPGVINNWVTQAVSGKGFYYAPDPSSQIICSIGGNIAENSGGVHCLKYGVTTNHVLALKIVTADGSIVDVGSQVPEMPGYDLTGLFVGSEGTLGIATEITLRILKAPESVAVLLADFTTIEAAGNAVAAIIGDGIIPGGMEIMDNLTINAVEDVVGAGCYPRDAGAILLVELDGLEVEVTHNIQRTAEICRENGARETTIATDAEKRAKLWKGRKAAFAAAGHLSPDYFVQDGVIPRTQLAAVLRDIEALSQEYGYPIANVFHAGDGNLHPLILYDESVAGALETVEEIGGKILKRCVEAGGSISGEHGIGADKNCYMSEMFSAVDMETMQYVRTAFNPKGLANPTKLFPTPRTCGEAANAQKTAQWKGAQLY, encoded by the coding sequence ATGTTCTTAAAAAGCGTTTTCAAAGCTGCCTCAAAAGACCAATGGCGACCAATTATCAAAGCCTTTACGGAAGTTGTCGGAAAAGATGGCGTTGTTCGACGTAAAGATGAGCTTCTCACCTACGAATGCGACGGTTTAGCCAGTTATCGTCAACGTCCGGCGGTGGTGGTTTTGCCTCGTAGCACGGAAGAAGTCGCTGCTGTGGTTCAACTCTGTAACCAATATAACTTAAAATGGGTGGCAAGAGGCGCTGGAACAGGGTTATCTGGGGGAGCATTACCCTTAGAGGATGGGGTGTTGATTGTTACCGCACGGATGAACGAAATTTTAGAAACTGATCTCTCTAACCAGCGAGTGGTGGTACAGCCTGGAGTAATTAATAATTGGGTGACACAAGCAGTTAGTGGTAAAGGCTTCTATTATGCCCCTGATCCCTCTAGTCAGATTATCTGCTCGATCGGGGGGAATATAGCAGAAAATTCTGGCGGTGTTCATTGTTTGAAGTATGGCGTGACCACGAACCATGTCCTCGCCCTCAAAATTGTCACCGCAGACGGCTCGATCGTCGATGTGGGGTCTCAAGTCCCAGAAATGCCAGGATATGACCTCACGGGCTTATTTGTGGGGTCTGAGGGGACATTAGGTATTGCTACTGAAATCACCCTCCGCATTTTGAAAGCTCCCGAATCAGTAGCCGTGCTTCTCGCTGATTTTACCACGATCGAAGCGGCGGGAAATGCAGTCGCCGCGATTATTGGCGATGGCATCATTCCAGGTGGCATGGAAATCATGGATAACCTCACCATCAATGCGGTAGAAGATGTGGTGGGTGCGGGTTGCTATCCCCGTGATGCAGGGGCAATTTTATTAGTAGAATTAGACGGGTTAGAAGTGGAAGTAACCCACAACATTCAGCGCACAGCAGAGATTTGTCGGGAAAATGGCGCACGAGAAACAACGATCGCCACTGATGCCGAAAAACGAGCTAAATTATGGAAAGGACGTAAAGCCGCTTTTGCTGCGGCGGGACATTTAAGCCCCGATTATTTTGTCCAAGATGGAGTCATTCCCCGTACCCAATTAGCCGCCGTGTTACGGGATATCGAAGCCTTAAGCCAGGAGTATGGTTATCCCATTGCTAATGTCTTTCATGCAGGAGACGGTAATTTGCATCCCTTGATTTTATATGATGAATCCGTCGCAGGAGCATTGGAAACAGTAGAAGAAATCGGCGGCAAAATCCTAAAACGCTGTGTGGAAGCGGGAGGAAGTATCTCTGGCGAACATGGCATTGGTGCGGATAAAAATTGTTATATGAGCGAGATGTTTAGCGCGGTGGATATGGAAACCATGCAATATGTTCGCACCGCATTTAATCCCAAAGGGTTGGCAAACCCAACCAAGTTATTTCCGACTCCTCGCACTTGTGGAGAAGCTGCTAATGCTCAAAAAACGGCTCAATGGAAGGGGGCGCAACTTTATTAA
- a CDS encoding Uma2 family endonuclease has protein sequence MITISPRSIGEHYTLLQGVKWQTYQLLALDLAETSNQHLTYDRGILEIMTPLPEHERNKRLLGRIVETTTEILGLEVYSLGSTTWSRKDLQRGIEPDECYYITEEATVRGKVNFDLTVDPPPDLAIEIDITSSSLDRLSIYAALGIREVWRFNGKELYIYVLENGSYQDCEQSQVLSVLNKNEIIKILNQRDTMGENALLKQLREWLQNQE, from the coding sequence ATGATAACTATTTCCCCTCGATCGATTGGAGAACACTACACCCTTTTACAAGGAGTAAAATGGCAAACTTATCAATTATTAGCGTTAGATTTAGCAGAAACCTCTAATCAACATTTAACCTATGATCGCGGAATCCTAGAAATAATGACTCCTTTACCAGAACATGAAAGGAACAAGCGACTTTTAGGACGGATTGTAGAAACAACAACTGAAATCCTAGGATTAGAAGTGTATAGTTTGGGATCAACAACTTGGAGTCGGAAAGATTTGCAGCGTGGGATTGAACCCGATGAATGTTACTATATTACTGAAGAAGCAACAGTACGAGGAAAAGTTAATTTTGATCTTACTGTTGATCCGCCGCCAGACTTAGCGATCGAAATTGATATTACTAGTAGTTCTCTCGATCGTCTCAGCATTTACGCCGCATTAGGAATAAGAGAAGTGTGGCGATTTAATGGCAAAGAACTTTATATTTATGTTCTAGAAAATGGCAGTTATCAGGATTGTGAACAGTCTCAGGTTTTATCCGTTTTGAACAAAAATGAGATCATTAAAATTTTAAATCAACGAGACACAATGGGAGAAAACGCACTGTTGAAACAACTACGGGAGTGGTTACAAAATCAAGAATAA
- the aroC gene encoding chorismate synthase, producing MGSIFGQLFRISTFGESHGGGVGVIIDGCPPQLPISTEEIQVELDRRRPGQSKITTPRKETDTCQILSGVFQGKTTGTPITILVPNKDTRPQDYSEMATTYRPSHGDATYDAKYGFRNWQGGGRSSARETIGRVAAGAIAKKILHQLAAVEIVGYVKRIKDLEAIVDTDMVTREQVESNIVRCPDPECAQQMIDRIDQIRREKDSIGGVVECVVRNVPKGLGEPVFDKLEADFAKGIMSLPASKGFEIGSGFSGTLLKGSEHNDPFYTDETGNIRTRSNYSGGIQGGLSNGENIILRAAFKPTSTIGKAQETVTRTGEATELSAKGRHDPCVLPRAVPMVEAMVALVLCDHLLRDRAQCHLFHDSDQCRDVPWNVS from the coding sequence ATGGGTAGCATCTTCGGACAACTTTTTCGGATTAGTACCTTTGGCGAATCTCACGGCGGTGGTGTGGGTGTCATTATTGATGGTTGTCCCCCGCAATTACCGATTTCCACTGAAGAAATCCAAGTCGAATTAGATCGGCGCCGCCCTGGACAAAGTAAAATTACGACCCCTCGTAAAGAAACCGATACTTGTCAAATCCTCTCAGGAGTCTTTCAAGGGAAAACGACGGGTACACCGATTACGATTTTAGTTCCTAATAAAGACACCCGTCCTCAAGATTACAGCGAAATGGCGACGACTTATCGCCCTTCCCATGGAGATGCCACTTATGATGCTAAATATGGATTTCGCAATTGGCAAGGGGGCGGCCGATCATCGGCACGAGAAACCATTGGACGAGTTGCTGCGGGGGCGATCGCGAAAAAGATTTTACATCAATTGGCTGCGGTTGAAATTGTTGGTTATGTGAAACGGATCAAAGATTTAGAAGCGATCGTAGATACGGATATGGTGACTCGTGAACAAGTGGAAAGTAATATTGTTCGCTGTCCTGATCCAGAATGCGCTCAACAGATGATCGATCGCATCGATCAAATTCGACGAGAAAAGGATTCGATCGGTGGCGTTGTCGAATGTGTGGTGAGAAATGTTCCCAAAGGACTCGGTGAGCCAGTTTTTGATAAATTAGAGGCAGATTTCGCCAAAGGGATCATGTCGCTTCCCGCGAGTAAGGGTTTTGAAATTGGTTCTGGCTTTTCGGGAACGCTACTCAAGGGGAGTGAACACAATGATCCGTTTTATACCGATGAAACGGGAAACATTCGCACCCGTAGCAATTATTCTGGTGGGATACAAGGGGGGTTAAGTAATGGCGAGAATATCATTCTCCGTGCTGCATTTAAGCCCACTTCTACCATTGGTAAAGCCCAAGAAACGGTAACTCGCACGGGTGAAGCCACAGAATTGTCGGCAAAAGGACGACATGATCCTTGTGTACTTCCTCGCGCCGTGCCGATGGTAGAGGCAATGGTAGCACTGGTGTTATGTGATCACCTCCTGCGCGATCGCGCTCAATGTCACCTGTTCCATGACAGTGACCAATGTAGAGACGTTCCATGGAACGTCTCTTAA
- the cofG gene encoding 7,8-didemethyl-8-hydroxy-5-deazariboflavin synthase subunit CofG has product MSSLITYSPAYTLVPTYECFNRCSYCNFRTDPRNDTWLSLENAKRRLISLQQKGVWEILILSGEVHPNSPRRQRWFQHIYDLCELALELGFFPHTNAGPLFYEEMKQLKQVNVSMGLMLEQITPKLLETVHKNAPSKQPEIRLQQLAYAGELKIPFTTGILLGIGETEADWWESLSAIAQQHQTYQHIQEVILQPHRLGSKQSWKKDGFNLKEFPKLIQKAREILPSDIAIQIPPNLIPDSQFLLTCIKAGVTDLGGIGIIDEVNPDYPHLHVDSLQKILNEEGWKLKPRLPIYPQYYHWLSPRLKSRISYIIDE; this is encoded by the coding sequence ATGTCTTCTCTCATTACCTACAGTCCAGCTTACACCCTTGTTCCCACCTATGAATGTTTTAATCGCTGTTCCTACTGTAACTTTCGCACTGATCCAAGAAACGATACATGGTTAAGTTTAGAAAACGCGAAACGGCGGTTAATTTCTCTCCAACAAAAAGGAGTGTGGGAAATCCTTATTTTATCAGGAGAAGTTCATCCTAACTCCCCCCGTCGTCAGCGTTGGTTTCAACATATCTATGATTTATGCGAGTTAGCATTAGAGTTAGGCTTTTTTCCTCATACGAACGCTGGACCCCTTTTTTATGAGGAAATGAAACAACTCAAACAAGTTAACGTTTCTATGGGGTTAATGTTAGAACAAATTACCCCCAAACTGTTAGAAACCGTTCATAAAAATGCACCTAGTAAACAGCCAGAAATTCGCTTACAACAGTTAGCTTATGCGGGAGAATTAAAGATTCCTTTTACTACAGGAATATTACTCGGAATTGGCGAAACCGAAGCCGATTGGTGGGAAAGTTTAAGCGCGATCGCCCAGCAACATCAAACCTATCAACACATCCAAGAAGTCATCTTACAACCGCACCGCTTAGGAAGCAAACAAAGCTGGAAAAAAGACGGATTTAACCTCAAAGAATTTCCTAAACTAATTCAAAAAGCCCGTGAGATTTTACCCTCAGATATCGCCATCCAAATTCCTCCCAACTTAATTCCAGACTCGCAATTTTTACTTACTTGTATCAAAGCAGGAGTCACGGATTTAGGAGGAATTGGTATCATTGACGAAGTTAACCCAGACTATCCGCATCTCCATGTCGATTCCTTACAGAAAATATTAAACGAAGAAGGATGGAAATTGAAACCTCGGCTTCCTATTTATCCCCAATATTACCACTGGTTATCTCCTAGATTAAAATCCCGAATTTCTTATATCATAGATGAATAA
- a CDS encoding CAAD domain-containing protein, whose product MEQTTETQSQQTEAEINTEAGGELAPANTKPQWQEQIKPAVDVFSKLPDYVGQFFADYQQPLLTLLLIIAAIVTVRVTLAVLGAINGIPLLSPVFELVGLGYTAWFVYRYLLRASTRQELASEFNTLKGQVVGKNSQKS is encoded by the coding sequence ATGGAACAAACAACAGAAACCCAAAGCCAACAAACCGAAGCCGAAATTAACACCGAAGCGGGGGGAGAACTCGCACCAGCGAACACTAAACCCCAATGGCAAGAACAAATCAAACCTGCGGTAGATGTTTTTTCTAAACTTCCAGACTACGTGGGACAATTCTTTGCTGACTATCAGCAACCTCTCCTCACTCTTTTACTGATTATCGCCGCTATTGTCACCGTCAGAGTAACTCTCGCTGTTTTAGGTGCGATTAATGGGATTCCTTTACTCTCCCCAGTTTTTGAATTAGTGGGATTAGGTTATACTGCTTGGTTTGTATATCGCTATCTGTTACGCGCTTCTACTCGCCAAGAATTAGCTTCTGAGTTTAACACCCTGAAAGGACAAGTGGTTGGGAAAAACTCCCAAAAGTCGTAA
- the hpsJ-A gene encoding HpsJ-like protein, cyanoexosortase A-associated, with translation MVQKTTKSNSAIPILRYIGYGLLVFSAIDIATILYPPQFTNPSWELQTIGGIVERVPVPLIGFGFVFLGEPSQWKIPERVLLNLTSFLSLVVAALFLFLVPLGIVNTIRINNENTETITTQSEQQIEQIEQLKSLVGDANPQNLAQLAQRLNSQENPIEANNPEELRSEIRSRLEQQQDQIQQQAENTQSQRRRNLLENAAKWITGALLSCVLFAIIFLQTAWVRKLPLKKKKQEQPKTTM, from the coding sequence ATGGTACAAAAAACGACAAAATCAAATTCTGCGATTCCTATTTTACGGTATATTGGTTATGGATTATTAGTTTTTTCAGCGATCGACATTGCTACAATTTTATATCCTCCTCAGTTTACTAATCCCAGTTGGGAATTACAAACCATCGGTGGTATTGTGGAAAGAGTTCCCGTTCCCTTAATTGGTTTTGGATTTGTTTTTTTAGGTGAACCCTCACAATGGAAAATTCCAGAACGAGTCTTATTAAACTTAACCTCTTTTTTATCTCTAGTCGTCGCTGCGTTGTTTTTATTTCTCGTTCCTTTAGGGATTGTCAACACGATCCGAATTAATAATGAGAATACCGAAACAATTACCACTCAATCCGAACAACAAATTGAACAAATTGAACAATTAAAAAGTTTAGTAGGAGATGCTAATCCGCAAAATTTAGCACAGTTAGCACAACGACTGAATAGTCAAGAAAATCCAATTGAAGCTAATAATCCAGAAGAATTACGATCGGAAATTCGTTCTCGTCTTGAACAACAACAAGATCAAATTCAACAACAAGCAGAAAATACTCAGTCTCAACGTCGTCGTAATTTATTAGAAAATGCCGCAAAATGGATTACAGGTGCGCTTCTTTCTTGTGTTTTATTTGCGATTATTTTTCTTCAGACGGCTTGGGTGCGAAAGTTACCACTGAAAAAGAAAAAGCAAGAACAACCAAAGACAACTATGTAG
- a CDS encoding zinc-dependent alcohol dehydrogenase family protein, protein MRAIVMTTNGTANVLQPQDVISPKISTPQDILIRLCAVGINPIDTKLRKRGTFYPEQIPAILGCDGAGIVEAVGSNVSRFQVGDEVYFCYGGLGKKGTGNYAEYAVVDKRFVAAKPQSLSFAEAAAAPLVLITAWEALYDRGRLEAGRRVLIHGGSGGVGHVAIQLAKLKGAEVCTTISSAEKAAFVKNLGAHPINYQETNFVDAVNDWTEGEGVELAFDTVGSENLEKTFAAVQLYGDVVTILSPSETINWKEARSRNLRIGLELMLTPQLTHNLDAQLAQTKILEQCSRLIDQGGLKIHLHQTFPLEKAAEAHQLLEAGGMTGKIALVMN, encoded by the coding sequence ATGAGAGCGATCGTAATGACCACCAACGGGACAGCAAACGTCTTACAACCGCAAGATGTAATCAGTCCCAAAATTAGCACCCCACAAGATATTTTAATCCGTCTTTGCGCCGTCGGCATTAATCCCATTGATACAAAATTACGCAAGCGTGGCACATTTTACCCCGAACAAATTCCAGCAATTTTAGGCTGCGATGGGGCGGGAATTGTCGAAGCAGTGGGAAGCAATGTCAGCCGTTTTCAAGTGGGAGACGAAGTTTATTTTTGTTATGGGGGACTAGGCAAAAAAGGAACAGGAAACTATGCTGAATATGCAGTGGTAGATAAGCGATTTGTGGCAGCGAAACCTCAATCTCTCTCCTTTGCTGAAGCTGCCGCCGCCCCTTTAGTTTTGATTACCGCTTGGGAAGCCTTGTACGATCGAGGACGGTTAGAAGCGGGAAGACGAGTGTTAATTCACGGGGGAAGTGGTGGCGTTGGTCATGTGGCGATTCAACTGGCAAAACTGAAAGGAGCAGAAGTTTGCACTACCATCAGTTCAGCAGAAAAAGCAGCGTTTGTCAAGAATTTAGGAGCGCATCCCATTAATTATCAAGAAACGAATTTTGTGGATGCGGTTAATGATTGGACGGAGGGAGAAGGAGTAGAATTAGCCTTTGATACCGTCGGCAGCGAAAACTTAGAAAAAACCTTTGCTGCAGTGCAATTATACGGCGATGTGGTGACAATTTTAAGTCCTAGTGAAACGATTAATTGGAAAGAAGCTCGATCGCGCAATCTTCGCATTGGTTTAGAATTAATGTTAACTCCCCAGCTTACCCATAATTTAGACGCACAACTCGCCCAAACTAAAATTTTAGAACAATGTTCTCGCCTCATTGATCAGGGAGGATTAAAAATCCATCTTCATCAAACCTTTCCGTTAGAAAAAGCAGCAGAAGCCCATCAATTATTAGAAGCGGGAGGAATGACTGGAAAAATCGCTTTAGTAATGAATTAA
- a CDS encoding (2Fe-2S) ferredoxin domain-containing protein: MKKSKKQVSTFVLEGRFLDASGKSPLKPKYLRLATAEGEQLLKLSKELRPLLTENQLPVGTWITVSGKETYKPKEGKRKRKISSIEAHDPVAVTPSPQPKSAKKESKKEKILVCQKSSCCKRGGKAVYQAAMETVEKHQLSEQVQVKATGCMGKCKKGPCLVMQGDKSRHLGLKPEQVRELIAQQYSVLIG, from the coding sequence GTGAAGAAAAGTAAAAAACAAGTTAGCACCTTTGTTCTAGAAGGACGGTTTCTCGATGCGTCAGGGAAATCTCCTCTCAAACCGAAGTATCTCCGTCTCGCCACCGCCGAAGGGGAACAGTTGCTTAAACTCAGCAAGGAGTTACGCCCTCTCCTGACAGAAAATCAGTTACCCGTTGGTACTTGGATCACGGTATCGGGTAAAGAAACCTACAAACCGAAAGAAGGGAAACGGAAACGGAAAATTAGCTCGATCGAAGCACATGATCCTGTAGCGGTTACGCCTTCTCCTCAACCCAAGTCAGCGAAAAAAGAGAGTAAAAAAGAGAAAATCCTAGTCTGTCAAAAGTCTTCCTGCTGTAAACGTGGCGGAAAAGCAGTGTATCAAGCAGCGATGGAAACGGTAGAAAAACACCAATTGAGCGAGCAAGTGCAAGTAAAAGCGACTGGTTGCATGGGAAAATGTAAGAAAGGACCCTGTTTAGTGATGCAAGGGGATAAATCCCGTCATCTAGGCTTGAAGCCAGAACAAGTCCGAGAATTAATTGCACAACAATATAGTGTCTTGATTGGTTAA